One part of the Bradyrhizobium sp. CB1650 genome encodes these proteins:
- a CDS encoding amidase codes for MPNFPTLAKLAEDLESGRTTSRKLVEACIARIADPAGEGQRTFIHVDKNAALATADAMDTLRKVKAVPSRYAGIPISIKDLFDIKGQTTRAGSRALDDSDPAEHDAAAVARLRQAGFVLIGRTNMTEFAYSGIGINPHYGTPKGAWNRAEGHVPGGSSSGAAVSVLDGMAHGALGTDTGGSCRIPAAYNGIVGYKPTQRRVPLDGSVPLSFSLDSIGPLARSVSCCAVLDAVLANEPLVALKPRPVTGMRLAVPTTIALDDLDSPVAETFERALKALVDHGATIERIEMAEFHDIGPMNAKGGFAAAESFAWHRYLITSKGDVYDPRVFVRIMRGEVQSAADYIDLLNERRSLIARVNARIAPYDALVLPTTANTPPKIADLADDKAFATANLRSLRNCTLINMIDGCAISLPAHREGDVPVGLMLAGAGGSDRRIFDLAAGMEAVIRV; via the coding sequence ATGCCCAATTTCCCGACACTGGCAAAGCTTGCCGAAGACCTCGAAAGCGGCCGCACGACCTCCCGCAAGCTGGTCGAGGCGTGTATCGCCAGGATCGCCGATCCAGCCGGCGAAGGTCAGCGCACCTTCATCCATGTCGACAAGAACGCGGCGCTCGCGACCGCGGATGCGATGGATACCTTACGCAAGGTCAAGGCCGTGCCGTCGCGCTATGCCGGTATCCCGATCTCGATCAAGGATCTCTTCGACATCAAAGGCCAGACGACGCGCGCCGGCTCTCGCGCGCTCGATGATTCCGATCCGGCCGAACACGATGCGGCGGCGGTTGCGCGGCTGCGCCAGGCCGGCTTCGTCCTGATCGGCCGGACCAACATGACCGAGTTCGCCTATTCCGGTATCGGTATCAATCCGCACTATGGCACGCCGAAAGGCGCCTGGAACCGGGCTGAAGGCCACGTGCCCGGCGGCTCGTCCTCGGGTGCAGCGGTTTCCGTGCTGGACGGCATGGCACATGGCGCGCTTGGCACCGACACCGGCGGCTCCTGCCGGATTCCCGCCGCCTATAACGGCATCGTCGGTTACAAGCCGACGCAGCGTCGCGTGCCGCTCGACGGCTCGGTGCCGCTGTCGTTCTCGCTCGACAGCATCGGACCGCTGGCACGATCGGTCAGTTGCTGTGCCGTACTCGATGCGGTACTGGCCAATGAGCCTCTCGTTGCGTTGAAGCCGCGTCCCGTGACGGGCATGCGGCTGGCCGTGCCGACCACGATCGCGCTTGACGATCTGGACTCGCCGGTGGCCGAGACATTCGAGCGTGCGCTGAAGGCACTCGTCGATCATGGCGCCACCATCGAGCGGATCGAGATGGCTGAGTTCCACGATATTGGCCCGATGAACGCCAAGGGCGGCTTTGCCGCGGCCGAAAGCTTCGCCTGGCACCGATATCTCATCACGTCCAAGGGCGATGTCTATGATCCCCGTGTCTTCGTGCGCATCATGCGCGGCGAGGTGCAGAGCGCGGCCGATTACATCGATCTTCTCAACGAGCGCCGCTCGCTGATCGCGCGCGTCAATGCGCGCATTGCGCCCTATGATGCGCTGGTGCTCCCGACCACCGCCAATACGCCGCCGAAGATCGCCGATCTCGCCGACGACAAGGCGTTCGCCACCGCGAACCTGCGCTCCTTGCGCAATTGCACCCTGATCAACATGATCGACGGCTGCGCCATCTCGCTGCCGGCGCATCGCGAAGGCGACGTGCCCGTCGGACTGATGCTGGCGGGTGCGGGCGGATCGGACCGTCGCATCTTCGATCTCGC